One Mycolicibacterium fluoranthenivorans DNA window includes the following coding sequences:
- a CDS encoding bifunctional FO biosynthesis protein CofGH: protein MALNPQHGSDLPSPVIPPKPSTSALRRVLRRARDGVALNVDEAAVAMTARGDDLADLCASAARVRDAGLESAGRRGPEGRLPVSYSRKVFIPVTHLCRDTCHYCTFVTVPGRLRAQGKGMFMEPDEILDVARRGAEVGCKEALFTLGDRPEARWDEAKQWLDERGYDSTLDYVRAMAIRVLEETGLLPHLNPGVMSWTELSRLKPVAPSMGMMLETTSRRLYETKGLAHYGSPDKDPVVRLRTLDDAGRLSIPFTTGLLVGIGETLAERAETMHAIRRSHKEFGHVQEVIVQNFRAKDHTAMASVPDTGIDDFLATVAVTRLVLGPKMRIQAPPNLVSRDECLALVGAGVDDWGGVSPLTPDHVNPERPWPALEDLAEVTAAAGYELVQRLTAQPSYVQAGAAWIDPRVRGHVDALADPETGWARDVNPVGRPWQEPDEASESLGRTDLHTAIDTEGRLTETRSDLGSAFGDWESIREKVSELAARAPERIDTDVLAALRAAERNPGGCSDDEYLALATADGPALDAVAALADSLRRDAVGDDVTFVVNRNINFTNICYTGCRFCAFAQRKGDADAYSLSSAEVADRAWEAHVAGATEVCMQGGIDPELPVTGYADLVRAVKARVPSMHVHAFSPMEIANGVTRSGLSVREWLTSLREAGLGSIPGTAAEILDDEVRWVLTKGKLPTSEWIDVVTTAHEVGLRSSSTMMYGHVDTPKHWVGHLNVLRGIQDRTGGFTEFVPLPFVHQSSPLYLAGGARPGPTHRDNRAVHALARIMLHGRISHIQTSWVKLGVERTQVMLQGGANDLGGTLMEETISRMAGSENGSAKSVEELVAIAEGIGRPARQRTTTYAPMAA from the coding sequence GTGGCTCTGAACCCGCAGCACGGCTCCGATCTACCCAGTCCGGTGATCCCGCCGAAGCCCAGTACGTCCGCGTTGCGCCGTGTGTTGCGCCGTGCCCGCGACGGTGTGGCCCTCAATGTCGACGAAGCAGCCGTGGCGATGACCGCCCGAGGCGACGATCTGGCAGACCTGTGCGCCAGTGCCGCGCGGGTACGAGATGCCGGCCTGGAGTCGGCGGGCCGGCGCGGCCCCGAGGGGCGACTACCGGTCAGCTACTCCCGCAAGGTCTTCATCCCGGTCACCCATCTGTGCCGCGATACCTGCCACTACTGCACCTTCGTCACCGTGCCCGGCCGGCTACGCGCCCAGGGCAAAGGGATGTTCATGGAGCCCGACGAGATTCTCGACGTGGCCCGACGCGGTGCAGAGGTGGGCTGCAAGGAAGCGCTTTTCACCCTCGGCGATCGGCCGGAAGCCCGCTGGGACGAGGCCAAGCAGTGGCTCGACGAACGCGGTTATGACTCCACCCTGGATTATGTCCGCGCGATGGCCATCCGGGTCCTGGAGGAGACCGGCCTGCTGCCGCACCTCAATCCGGGGGTGATGAGCTGGACCGAGCTGTCCCGGCTCAAGCCGGTGGCCCCGTCGATGGGCATGATGCTGGAGACCACGTCGCGGCGGCTGTATGAAACCAAGGGGCTGGCGCATTACGGCAGCCCCGACAAGGACCCCGTCGTACGGTTGCGCACCCTCGACGATGCGGGCCGGTTGTCCATCCCGTTCACCACCGGCCTGCTGGTCGGTATCGGCGAGACCTTGGCCGAACGGGCCGAGACCATGCACGCGATCCGGCGCTCGCACAAGGAGTTCGGGCACGTTCAGGAAGTGATCGTGCAGAACTTCCGGGCCAAGGACCACACCGCGATGGCCTCCGTGCCCGATACCGGGATCGACGATTTCCTGGCCACCGTCGCCGTGACCCGGCTGGTGCTCGGCCCGAAGATGCGCATCCAGGCTCCGCCGAACCTGGTGTCCCGCGACGAATGCCTGGCGCTGGTCGGTGCCGGAGTGGATGACTGGGGCGGAGTGTCGCCCTTGACTCCCGACCACGTCAACCCGGAACGGCCGTGGCCGGCCCTGGAGGACTTGGCCGAGGTCACTGCCGCTGCGGGTTATGAACTGGTGCAACGTCTTACCGCGCAGCCGTCCTACGTGCAGGCGGGTGCGGCATGGATCGATCCGCGGGTGCGCGGGCATGTGGACGCGCTGGCCGACCCCGAGACCGGGTGGGCGCGCGATGTCAACCCGGTGGGCCGGCCCTGGCAGGAACCCGATGAGGCGTCCGAGTCGTTGGGGCGCACCGATCTGCACACCGCCATCGACACCGAAGGTCGGCTGACGGAGACCCGCAGCGATCTGGGCAGCGCGTTCGGGGACTGGGAGTCCATCCGGGAGAAGGTGTCCGAGTTGGCGGCCCGCGCTCCGGAGCGCATCGACACCGATGTGCTGGCTGCCCTGCGTGCGGCCGAACGCAATCCTGGTGGCTGCAGCGACGACGAATACCTGGCCCTGGCCACCGCGGACGGCCCGGCGCTGGATGCGGTGGCCGCCCTTGCGGATTCGCTGCGCCGCGATGCCGTCGGCGACGACGTCACCTTCGTCGTCAACCGCAACATCAACTTCACCAACATCTGCTACACCGGCTGCCGGTTCTGCGCGTTCGCGCAGCGCAAGGGCGACGCCGACGCCTATTCGCTGTCCAGTGCGGAGGTCGCCGACCGGGCCTGGGAGGCACACGTCGCCGGGGCCACCGAGGTGTGCATGCAGGGCGGTATCGATCCGGAGTTGCCGGTGACGGGATACGCGGATCTGGTGCGGGCGGTCAAAGCCCGAGTGCCGTCGATGCATGTGCACGCCTTCTCACCGATGGAGATCGCCAACGGCGTCACCAGAAGTGGCCTGTCGGTGCGGGAGTGGCTGACGTCGTTGCGGGAGGCCGGGCTCGGGTCGATCCCGGGCACCGCCGCCGAGATCCTCGATGACGAGGTGCGCTGGGTGCTCACCAAGGGCAAGCTGCCGACGTCGGAGTGGATCGACGTGGTGACCACCGCGCACGAGGTGGGCCTGCGTTCCAGCTCGACGATGATGTACGGGCACGTGGACACGCCCAAGCACTGGGTGGGGCACCTCAACGTGCTGCGCGGTATCCAGGACCGCACCGGTGGGTTCACCGAGTTCGTGCCGCTGCCGTTCGTGCACCAGTCCTCGCCGCTGTATCTGGCCGGCGGCGCGCGGCCGGGCCCGACACACCGGGACAACCGGGCGGTGCACGCGCTGGCGCGGATCATGTTGCACGGCAGGATCTCGCACATCCAGACCTCGTGGGTGAAGCTGGGCGTCGAACGCACCCAGGTGATGCTGCAGGGTGGGGCCAACGATCTGGGTGGCACGTTGATGGAGGAGACCATCTCCCGAATGGCCGGCTCGGAGAACGGCTCGGCCAAGTCCGTCGAGGAACTGGTGGCCATCGCCGAAGGGATCGGTCGGCCGGCCCGACAGCGCACCACGACCTACGCACCGATGGCGGCCTAG
- the mshB gene encoding N-acetyl-1-D-myo-inositol-2-amino-2-deoxy-alpha-D-glucopyranoside deacetylase yields MQTPRLLFVHAHPDDESLTTGATIAHYAAQGAAVRVVTCTLGEEGEVIGDRWTQLAVDAADQLGGYRIAELTTALAALGAGEPIFLGGAGRWRDSGMPGTPARHRQRFVDADIAEPVAALVAIIRDLRPHVVVSYDPNGGYGHPDHIRAHKVTTAAVAAAGGDGHPGEPWEVPKFYWTVMAESGIADGLADIGDPPADWIQIKPSDITFGYPDEKVDAVIDAAAHLPAKAAALRAHATQVSVAADGRSLALSNLVALPLWGIEHYVLVKGAAGERDERGVETDLLAGLKLG; encoded by the coding sequence GTGCAAACACCTCGGCTGCTCTTCGTGCATGCCCACCCCGATGACGAGTCCCTGACCACCGGAGCGACCATCGCCCATTACGCGGCACAGGGCGCCGCCGTGCGCGTGGTGACCTGCACGCTGGGTGAGGAGGGTGAGGTGATCGGCGATCGTTGGACCCAGCTCGCCGTCGACGCGGCCGATCAGCTGGGCGGCTACCGCATCGCGGAACTGACGACGGCGCTGGCCGCCCTGGGCGCCGGCGAGCCGATCTTTCTCGGCGGCGCCGGGCGCTGGCGCGATTCCGGGATGCCGGGCACCCCGGCCCGGCACCGCCAGCGGTTCGTCGACGCCGATATCGCCGAGCCCGTCGCGGCTTTGGTCGCGATCATCCGGGACCTGCGCCCGCACGTCGTCGTGAGCTACGACCCCAACGGCGGGTACGGGCACCCCGACCACATCCGCGCACATAAAGTCACCACGGCCGCCGTCGCCGCTGCGGGTGGTGACGGCCATCCGGGCGAGCCGTGGGAGGTACCGAAGTTCTACTGGACGGTGATGGCGGAATCGGGCATCGCCGACGGCCTCGCCGATATCGGCGACCCACCTGCGGACTGGATCCAGATCAAGCCGTCGGACATCACGTTCGGTTACCCCGACGAGAAGGTCGACGCCGTGATCGACGCCGCGGCACATCTGCCCGCGAAGGCCGCGGCGTTGCGTGCCCACGCCACCCAGGTCAGCGTCGCCGCGGACGGACGTTCGCTGGCGCTGTCGAACCTGGTCGCGCTCCCGCTGTGGGGGATCGAGCATTACGTGCTGGTCAAAGGGGCGGCGGGCGAGCGCGATGAGCGTGGTGTGGAAACCGATCTGCTGGCCGGACTGAAACTCGGATAG
- the typA gene encoding translational GTPase TypA, protein MDSRPNFRNVAIVAHVDHGKTTLVDAMLRQSGALTHRGDDSTERIMDSGDLEKEKGITILAKNTAVHRHNADGTVTVINVIDTPGHADFGGEVERGLSMVDGVLLLVDASEGPLPQTRFVLRKALSAHLPVILVVNKTDRPDARIAAVVEESHDLLLDVASDLDEEAQASAEKALDLPTLYASGRAGIASTTEPANGEVPDGDNLDPLFDVLMEHIPAPAGDPEAPLQALVTNLDASAFLGRLALVRIYNGKLKKGQQVAWMREVDGTPVITSAKVTELLITEGVERTATTEAGAGDIVAVAGMPEIMIGDTLADPDHAHALPRITVDEPAISVTIGTNSSPLAGKVSGHKLTARMVKSRLDSELIGNVSIRVVDIGRPDAWEVQGRGELALAILVEQMRREGFELTVGKPQVVTKTVDGKLHEPFEALTIDCPDEFLGAITQLMAARKGRMEQMANHAAGWVRMDFIVPSRGLIGFRTDFLTLTRGTGIANAVFDGYRPWAGEIRARHTGSLVSDRTGSVTPFAMIQLADRGTFFVEPGEDTYEGQVVGINPRAEDLDINITREKKLTNMRSSTADVMETLARPMDLTLEQAMEFCAEDECVEVTPEVVRVRKVELTASLRARAKSRAKQQG, encoded by the coding sequence GTGGATTCTCGCCCGAACTTTCGCAACGTAGCCATCGTCGCGCACGTCGACCACGGTAAAACCACCCTGGTCGACGCCATGCTGCGGCAGTCGGGTGCGTTGACCCACCGCGGAGACGACTCGACCGAACGCATCATGGACTCCGGTGACCTGGAAAAGGAAAAGGGCATCACCATCCTGGCCAAGAACACCGCGGTGCACCGGCACAACGCGGATGGCACGGTCACGGTCATCAACGTCATCGACACCCCCGGCCACGCTGATTTCGGCGGTGAGGTCGAGCGCGGTCTGTCGATGGTCGACGGTGTGCTGCTGCTCGTCGACGCCTCCGAAGGCCCCCTGCCGCAGACCCGGTTCGTGCTGCGCAAGGCGCTGTCGGCGCATCTGCCGGTGATCCTGGTGGTCAACAAGACCGACCGCCCCGACGCCCGCATCGCCGCAGTGGTCGAGGAGAGCCACGATCTGCTGCTCGACGTCGCCTCCGACCTGGACGAGGAAGCCCAGGCTTCCGCCGAGAAGGCACTCGACCTCCCGACGCTTTACGCATCGGGTCGGGCGGGCATCGCCAGCACCACCGAACCCGCCAACGGTGAGGTGCCCGACGGTGACAACCTGGACCCGCTGTTCGACGTGCTGATGGAGCACATCCCGGCCCCGGCCGGTGACCCGGAGGCCCCGCTGCAGGCGCTGGTGACCAACCTCGACGCGTCGGCCTTCCTGGGTCGCCTCGCGCTGGTCCGGATCTACAACGGCAAGCTGAAGAAGGGCCAGCAGGTGGCCTGGATGCGCGAGGTCGACGGCACCCCCGTCATCACCAGCGCCAAGGTCACCGAACTGCTGATCACCGAGGGCGTCGAGCGGACCGCCACCACCGAGGCGGGCGCCGGCGATATCGTCGCCGTCGCGGGTATGCCCGAGATCATGATCGGCGACACCCTGGCCGATCCGGACCACGCACACGCCCTGCCGCGGATCACGGTCGACGAGCCCGCCATCTCGGTGACCATCGGCACCAACAGTTCACCGCTGGCCGGCAAGGTCTCCGGTCACAAGCTGACCGCCCGGATGGTGAAGAGCCGGCTGGACTCCGAGCTCATCGGTAACGTCTCGATCCGCGTCGTCGACATCGGCCGCCCGGACGCGTGGGAGGTGCAGGGCCGCGGTGAGCTGGCGCTGGCCATCCTGGTCGAGCAGATGCGCCGGGAAGGTTTCGAGCTGACCGTCGGCAAGCCGCAGGTGGTCACCAAGACCGTCGACGGCAAGCTGCACGAGCCGTTCGAAGCGCTCACCATCGACTGTCCCGACGAGTTCCTCGGCGCCATCACCCAGCTGATGGCCGCCCGCAAGGGCCGGATGGAGCAGATGGCCAACCACGCCGCGGGATGGGTCCGGATGGACTTCATCGTGCCCAGCCGTGGCCTGATCGGCTTCCGCACCGACTTCCTGACGCTCACCCGCGGCACCGGTATCGCCAATGCGGTGTTCGACGGTTACCGGCCGTGGGCGGGCGAGATCCGGGCCCGGCACACCGGGTCGCTGGTCAGCGACCGCACCGGCTCGGTCACCCCCTTCGCGATGATCCAGCTCGCCGACCGCGGCACCTTCTTCGTCGAACCGGGCGAGGACACCTACGAGGGCCAGGTTGTCGGTATCAACCCGCGCGCCGAGGATCTCGATATCAACATCACCCGCGAGAAGAAGCTCACCAACATGCGCTCCTCGACCGCCGATGTGATGGAGACACTGGCCCGACCCATGGATCTCACCCTGGAGCAGGCCATGGAGTTCTGCGCCGAGGACGAGTGCGTCGAGGTGACCCCCGAGGTCGTGCGGGTGCGCAAGGTCGAGCTGACCGCCAGCCTGCGGGCCCGCGCCAAGTCACGCGCGAAGCAGCAGGGCTGA
- a CDS encoding ABC transporter family substrate-binding protein, giving the protein MGVPTNPRCFRAVAGALVGTSLVLAGCTVSPPPAPQSTETSQSTPPPPAKAMQIIMAIDSIGPGFNPHLLSDQSPVNAAISALVLPSSFRPIPDPAAPTGSRWELDTSLLLSAEVTNEEPFTVTYRIKPEASWTDNAPIAADDYWYLWRQMVSQPGVVDPAGYDLITGVQSVEGGKTAVVTFSQPYPAWRELFNDLLPAHIVKDVPGGFGAGLVRTMPVTGGQFRVDSIDPQRDEILLARNDRYWGPPAAPDQILFRRGGAVAALADSIRNGDTQVAQVHGGQAAFAQLSAIPDVRTARIVTPRVMQLTLRAQQPALADPHVRKAIFGLLDVDLLAAVGAGSDNTVTLAQAQVRSPSDPGYVPTAPPAMPREAALQLLADAGYQVEPVTSTPPSTPGVPPPDDSRGQITKDGQPLTFVIGVAANDPTSLAVANTAADQLRSVGIAASVSALDPVVLYGDALANNKVDAIVGWHQAGGDLATALASRYGCPALEATAVSTATPSPSVTTTTSPAQTATTTPSPAPPAPTPTPTATTPVPSSTGELVTVPSNLTGVCDRSIQPRIEAALAGTEEIAKVIDAVEPRLWNLSTVLPILQDTTIVAAGPRVRGVSLSGAVPVGIVGDAGKWVKQP; this is encoded by the coding sequence TTGGGCGTGCCGACCAACCCACGATGTTTTCGCGCTGTCGCCGGCGCCCTGGTCGGAACGTCGTTGGTGCTGGCCGGCTGCACGGTGAGCCCGCCCCCGGCACCGCAAAGCACCGAGACCAGTCAGTCGACACCACCGCCGCCGGCCAAGGCGATGCAGATCATCATGGCCATCGACTCGATCGGCCCGGGCTTCAACCCGCATCTGCTCTCGGATCAATCGCCGGTGAACGCGGCTATCTCGGCTCTGGTGCTGCCGAGTTCCTTCCGGCCGATCCCGGATCCTGCCGCGCCGACCGGTTCGCGCTGGGAGCTCGACACCAGCCTGCTGCTGTCGGCCGAGGTGACCAACGAGGAGCCGTTCACCGTCACCTACCGGATCAAACCGGAGGCGTCCTGGACCGACAACGCGCCCATCGCCGCCGACGACTACTGGTATCTGTGGCGTCAGATGGTCAGTCAGCCCGGCGTGGTCGACCCGGCCGGTTACGACCTGATCACCGGGGTGCAGTCGGTGGAGGGCGGCAAGACCGCGGTCGTCACCTTCTCCCAGCCGTACCCGGCCTGGCGGGAGTTGTTCAACGACCTGCTGCCCGCCCACATCGTCAAGGACGTGCCGGGCGGATTCGGGGCCGGGTTGGTGCGCACCATGCCGGTCACCGGCGGCCAGTTCCGGGTGGACAGCATCGATCCGCAACGCGACGAGATCCTGCTGGCCCGCAACGACCGTTACTGGGGCCCGCCCGCGGCGCCCGACCAGATCCTGTTCCGGCGTGGGGGAGCGGTTGCGGCTCTTGCCGATTCGATCCGCAACGGCGACACCCAGGTGGCGCAGGTACACGGCGGTCAGGCGGCCTTCGCGCAGCTGTCGGCGATCCCGGACGTGCGGACCGCGCGAATCGTGACGCCCCGGGTGATGCAGTTGACGCTGCGCGCGCAACAGCCCGCACTCGCCGACCCGCACGTGCGCAAGGCGATCTTCGGGCTGCTCGACGTCGACCTGCTGGCTGCCGTGGGCGCCGGATCGGACAACACCGTCACGCTCGCTCAAGCCCAGGTGCGCTCACCGTCGGACCCCGGGTACGTGCCGACCGCGCCGCCGGCGATGCCCCGGGAGGCCGCCCTGCAACTCCTGGCCGACGCCGGATACCAGGTCGAGCCGGTGACATCGACGCCCCCGTCGACGCCGGGTGTCCCACCGCCGGACGACTCCCGAGGTCAGATCACCAAGGACGGCCAGCCGCTGACCTTCGTGATCGGCGTGGCCGCCAACGATCCCACGTCGTTGGCCGTGGCCAACACCGCTGCCGACCAGTTGCGCAGTGTGGGCATCGCGGCCTCGGTATCGGCGCTCGACCCGGTTGTGCTGTACGGGGATGCGTTGGCCAACAACAAGGTCGACGCGATTGTCGGATGGCACCAGGCCGGCGGTGACCTCGCCACCGCACTGGCCTCCCGCTACGGCTGCCCGGCCCTGGAGGCGACGGCCGTGTCGACCGCGACGCCGTCCCCGAGCGTCACGACCACGACGTCCCCGGCGCAGACGGCGACGACGACCCCCAGCCCCGCCCCGCCCGCGCCCACCCCGACACCGACCGCCACCACGCCGGTGCCCAGCAGCACCGGCGAGCTGGTGACGGTGCCGAGTAACCTCACCGGCGTCTGCGACCGCAGCATCCAGCCGCGTATCGAAGCGGCTCTCGCCGGCACCGAGGAAATCGCCAAGGTGATCGACGCCGTCGAGCCGCGACTGTGGAACCTGTCGACGGTGTTGCCGATCCTGCAGGACACCACCATCGTCGCCGCCGGCCCGCGGGTGCGCGGCGTCAGTCTTTCCGGCGCGGTCCCGGTCGGGATCGTCGGCGACGCCGGGAAATGGGTGAAACAGCCCTAA
- a CDS encoding chloride channel protein codes for MAAADARSTDERHLLEFGCAVVAVGVLAGAAGAATTLLLHWVEHLTYHYHLGTLLTGVGAADHIRRATGPMIGGALAGLGWWLLRRRAPVPSLTGSITAHRPLARVPLAIDAVLQVLIVGSGASLGREGAPRQLAAVFGDCATGRWSLTEHDREIVLASAAGAGLAAVYSVPLGGALFTITILMRSWHPRVVGTALITSSLAVAVAAPVTHFEHSLTWPSADVSYRFVLLALAIAPVAVGIGIAFERLMATARPKVPSASWLLIPGIAAAGLLTGICSIWYPELPGNGRSILTVSVNSSLTLSAAAVILLLKPVLTALFLRAGAVGGLITPALATGAAAGSLVALTLNEYAGAALNVPAAALTCAAGVLAITQRAPLFAALFVWELARPPEWLVLVFAISAFTAHALWKRVHPER; via the coding sequence GTGGCGGCGGCGGATGCGAGGAGCACCGATGAGCGGCACCTTCTCGAGTTCGGTTGCGCGGTCGTGGCCGTCGGCGTGCTCGCGGGCGCCGCGGGTGCGGCCACCACCCTGCTGCTGCACTGGGTCGAGCACCTGACCTACCACTATCACCTGGGCACCCTGCTGACCGGCGTCGGCGCGGCCGACCACATTCGTCGGGCGACCGGCCCGATGATCGGCGGCGCGCTCGCCGGCCTCGGCTGGTGGCTGCTCCGCCGCCGCGCGCCGGTTCCCTCGCTCACCGGGTCCATCACCGCGCACCGCCCGCTGGCCCGGGTGCCGCTGGCCATCGACGCCGTCCTGCAGGTGCTGATCGTCGGGTCCGGCGCCTCACTCGGGCGCGAAGGCGCGCCTCGGCAGCTCGCCGCCGTCTTCGGCGACTGCGCCACCGGGCGGTGGTCCCTGACCGAACATGACCGCGAGATTGTGCTGGCGTCGGCTGCCGGCGCCGGCCTCGCGGCGGTCTACAGCGTGCCGCTGGGTGGCGCGCTGTTCACCATCACCATCCTCATGCGCAGCTGGCACCCCCGCGTCGTCGGCACGGCGCTGATCACCTCCAGCCTGGCGGTGGCCGTCGCCGCGCCCGTCACCCATTTCGAGCATTCGCTCACCTGGCCGTCAGCCGACGTGTCGTATCGGTTCGTCCTGCTGGCCCTGGCCATCGCGCCGGTGGCAGTCGGGATCGGGATCGCGTTCGAACGGCTGATGGCCACCGCGCGGCCCAAGGTGCCCTCCGCGTCGTGGCTGCTGATTCCCGGTATCGCCGCCGCCGGACTGCTGACCGGCATCTGCTCGATCTGGTATCCCGAACTGCCGGGCAACGGCCGCAGCATTCTCACCGTCAGCGTGAACAGTTCATTGACCTTGTCGGCGGCTGCGGTCATCTTGCTGCTCAAACCGGTCCTCACGGCGCTGTTCCTGCGCGCGGGCGCAGTCGGCGGCCTGATCACCCCTGCGCTGGCCACCGGGGCCGCGGCGGGATCCCTTGTCGCGCTTACCCTCAACGAATACGCCGGCGCCGCGCTGAACGTGCCGGCCGCGGCCCTGACCTGCGCGGCGGGCGTACTGGCGATCACCCAACGGGCACCACTGTTCGCCGCGTTGTTCGTATGGGAGCTGGCCCGCCCGCCGGAATGGCTGGTCCTGGTGTTCGCGATCTCCGCGTTCACCGCGCACGCGCTCTGGAAGCGCGTGCACCCCGAACGTTAG
- a CDS encoding LysR family transcriptional regulator — protein MLDTNRMFTLREVAAHGSITAAAEALGYTTSAVSQQIAKLEKEAGQPLLERHARGVALTDAGRSVVRHTERILVELHAADAELAEIRGLRAGVLALGTFPTAGSSLLPLVVKEFKTRHPGVELKVFSGRFDRLVDALRRRETELSLLWDYEWNRINDPTLTYHHLMNDPTMLLVSEHHRLADRDAISIGELRDESWVVRAEDHPVAQTLEKLCQQGGFTPRTSVFAHDYGEVQAMVAVQLGVAIAPRLAVLNPRPDVRSIRLATRPPQRRILIAHLAERRLSPAAHEAIAVSAAAARQLEEGFAAG, from the coding sequence GTGCTCGATACCAATCGGATGTTCACGTTGCGTGAGGTTGCCGCCCACGGATCCATCACCGCTGCCGCGGAGGCTCTGGGATACACGACGTCCGCCGTCTCACAACAGATCGCCAAGCTCGAAAAGGAGGCGGGGCAACCCCTTCTCGAGCGCCACGCCCGGGGTGTCGCGCTGACCGATGCCGGCCGGTCGGTGGTCCGGCACACGGAGCGCATCCTGGTCGAACTGCATGCCGCGGACGCCGAGCTGGCCGAGATCCGGGGCCTCCGAGCGGGTGTCCTGGCCCTCGGCACCTTTCCCACCGCCGGCTCGTCGCTGCTGCCCCTGGTGGTCAAGGAGTTCAAGACGCGCCACCCCGGGGTTGAACTGAAGGTGTTCAGCGGCCGTTTCGACCGGCTCGTCGATGCGCTACGCCGGCGGGAGACCGAACTGTCCCTGCTCTGGGACTACGAGTGGAACCGGATCAACGACCCGACCCTGACCTACCACCACCTGATGAACGATCCGACGATGCTGCTGGTGTCCGAACATCACCGGCTCGCCGATCGTGATGCGATCAGCATCGGCGAACTCCGTGACGAGTCCTGGGTCGTGCGCGCCGAAGACCATCCGGTCGCACAGACGTTGGAAAAGCTTTGTCAGCAAGGCGGATTCACGCCACGCACCAGTGTGTTCGCCCATGATTACGGCGAAGTGCAGGCCATGGTCGCGGTTCAACTGGGCGTGGCGATCGCCCCCCGGCTGGCGGTCCTCAATCCGCGGCCCGACGTGCGCTCGATTCGCCTCGCCACGCGTCCGCCCCAACGCCGGATACTCATCGCGCATCTCGCCGAGCGACGGTTGAGTCCCGCCGCGCACGAGGCCATCGCGGTGAGCGCCGCAGCGGCACGCCAATTAGAGGAAGGCTTCGCCGCCGGTTGA
- a CDS encoding DUF2231 domain-containing protein — protein sequence MDTIAGLPAHPLFVHAVVVLVPLVALLEILCALWPAARERLVWLVLALAVVTAALTPLTVEAGEAMYDRFPQPAAVLQEHAERGDWMPYVAVALLVVAALLALLHWWSGHGRGVAAVVAVLAVVVGLAAIAVVIKVGDSGARAVWGVG from the coding sequence ATGGACACGATCGCCGGACTTCCCGCCCACCCACTGTTCGTGCATGCCGTCGTCGTACTGGTGCCGTTGGTGGCGCTGCTGGAGATCCTCTGTGCGCTGTGGCCGGCCGCACGGGAACGACTGGTGTGGCTGGTGCTGGCACTGGCCGTGGTCACGGCGGCGTTGACGCCGCTGACCGTCGAAGCCGGGGAGGCGATGTACGACAGGTTCCCCCAACCCGCCGCCGTGCTGCAGGAGCATGCCGAACGCGGGGACTGGATGCCCTATGTGGCGGTGGCGTTGTTGGTGGTGGCGGCCTTGTTGGCGCTGCTGCACTGGTGGTCCGGCCACGGTCGCGGGGTGGCCGCGGTGGTGGCGGTACTGGCCGTGGTGGTCGGGCTCGCGGCGATCGCGGTGGTGATCAAAGTCGGGGATTCGGGGGCCCGTGCGGTGTGGGGTGTGGGGTAG